The Vespula vulgaris chromosome 2, iyVesVulg1.1, whole genome shotgun sequence genome has a segment encoding these proteins:
- the LOC127072815 gene encoding protein mesh isoform X2, whose amino-acid sequence MRGRASWGISYPCKLTTRTILLLYISAISLSGIDAQTENETFESAFGLNVQESTENKDVAVTERKESVPLELEDLAETDKKEIGAIEKKPDTEIFKSDSQDLKKEVEQNLGGISGRAGGEKMGKYVRYDSDLPDAYRYAPRPDDSVSDYALLETRLKQVRSEFMYWYFDKGGDNDHGDYQTDIHASTAIIHKNLNFQLPFFGFRFNYTRVTVNGFLEFSDPPDYFTHPLVFPIKDWPEKNDPSFIGIFFSQCRIGKLGPTDTDKRRPGVYFRLERDLQRRTDQFGVEMRERVKWDIREGVVGSDSFDPKHAIIVTWKNISFIGGLDNALFKTNTFQMVLATDEVYTYAIFNYLNIQWSAHTSAGGDNFGGEGGVPAFIGFNAGNGTQSYEYKPYSQTSTVRDLTGRGWGNGFPGRHIFRIDEKIMLGSCNKDIAGTHLPLVFAPESGNMLGGTVVNITGPCFNETEKVRCLFDTVIVIGHVVDRNRAICVQPFVQAEGYVRLEVAIGNSGKFNWKGKYFIETPATAAEKISFTTTAVHEISPAEIKITWNQYNLTSNLNAGVQISLWGYREAKTTPELKFITDLEVSHTNTGFYVIRPANYRDKYNPQEQDIVFGFIKINLTDPAQYSGINLSPVLWSKPIPLAWYFSPQWERLYGSRWSQKMCDKWIMNDRYLKNFAAEVALCPCTLDHALYDKGRFMPDFDCDKDSNPDCYYNSHASHCVRTGAPNLYGSEQQCCYDKNGFLMLTYDQQWGSRPRRAHNLGYFPWNEANKVPTLSQWYHDVVPMYLCCLWQEEQAVGCETFRFERRPSQDCIAYQSPAIATVFGDPHIVTFDGLEYTFNGMGEFVLLRVDQLRDKLNVQARFEQVERNYYGPVNATKLTSIAVMGNNTAIIEVRLRQKHSQWRYRLDVFANKQRVYFDRPSLKFQHFSGVVVYTPTYILNQSEVIIMMDTGAGVEVIENEGFMSVRVYLPWSYMNKTRGLFGNWSHDITDDFMNPDGQLASVGNLNNFEDVHKNFAMNWLLEDKETENKGAALFTREFGRTASFFANRKFQPEFRRTPEEILPVNRTEDRVRANALCGDSYQCKYDYAMTLNRDFAHFTRNYYDTYTQIKAINDKRTISCGILETPRFGRKSNFLFIPGAKVSFECNQDFILVGDQRRECTPQGRWNIPEYGYTECLRQQEYSSRQAGITTGIILACIIPVILVIICVASRALRQRKEERERDESFGRTRSLELQRLRKIDEDDDSNTYPSKATEIN is encoded by the exons ATGCGCGGTCGAGCATCATGGGGTATTTCTTACCCTTGTAAATTAACGACGAGaacgattcttcttctctatattTCCGCGATATCGTTAAGTGGGATCGATGCTCAAACAGAAAACGAGACTTTCGAAAGTGCTTTCGGATTGAACGTGCAAGAATCAACGGAGAACAAAGATGTAGCCGTGACGGAAAGGAAGGAATCGGTTCCTTTGGAATTGGAGGATCTTGCGGAAACCGATAAGAAGGAAATCGGGGCGATTGAGAAAAAACCTGACAcggaaatttttaaatctgattctcaagatttgaaaaaagaagttgaaCAAAATTTGGGGGGTATTTCTGGTAGGGCTGGTGGTGAAAAAATGGGGAAATATGTGCGATATG ATTCGGATTTACCGGATGCCTATAGATATGCTCCTCGACCTGATGACTCAGTTTCCGATTATGCTCTTCTTGAAACGAGATTGAAACAAGTTCGATCGGAATTTATGTATTGGTATTTTGACAAAGGAGGTGACAACGATCATGGAGACTATCAGACAGATATTCACGCATCCACGGCGATCATTCACAAGAATTTGAATTTTCAACTACCTTTTTTCggatttcgatttaattacaCCAGG GTAACCGTCAATGGTTTCTTAGAGTTTAGTGATCCTCCAGACTACTTCACGCATCCTTTGGTCTTTCCAATTAAAGATTGGCCCGAAAAAAACGATCCAAGTTTTATCGGGATATTTTTCAGTCAATGTCGTATAGGAAAACTTGGACCAACCGATACCGACAAAAGAAGGCCTGGTGTCTATTTTCG ACTCGAGAGAGATCTGCAGAGAAGAACGGATCAATTTGGCGTTGAAATGAGAGAACGAGTCAAGTGGGATATTCGTGAAGGTGTCGTGGGTTCAGATTCGTTCGATCCGAAGCATGCCATTATTGTCACCTGGAAGAACATTTCCTTCATCGGTGGCCTCGATAATGCTCTCTTTAAAACGAATACCTTTCAAATGGTTCTAGCTACGGATGAAGTTTACACGTATGCGATCTTCAATTATCTGAATATTCAATGGTCCGCTCATACATCAGCTGGTGGTGACAATTTTGGTGGAGAAGGTGGAGTTCCTGCATTT attggATTCAATGCCGGTAATGGTACACAAAGCTACGAATACAAACCTTATTCTCAAACAAGCACTGTGCGAGACTTAACGGGTAGAGGATGGGGCAATGGTTTTCCAGGCCGTCATATTTTTAGGATAGACGAGAAAATAATGTTGGGTTCTTGTAATAAGGATATAG CTGGTACTCACTTGCCTCTTGTATTCGCTCCCGAAAGCGGAAACATGTTAGGTGGCACGGTAGTCAATATCACAGGACCTTGCTTCAATGAGACTGAGAAAGTCAGGTGTCTGTTCGATACGGTCATAGTGATCGGTCATGTCGTAGACAGAAATCGTGCTATTTGCGTTCAACCATTCGTACAAGCAGAAGGTTACGTTCGCTTGGAAGTAGCCATTGGTAATAGTGGAAAATTTAATTGGAAAGGCAAATATTTCATTG AGACACCTGCTACTGCTGccgaaaaaatttctttcactACGACGGCTGTTCACGAAATCAGTCCTgcggaaataaaaataacatggAATCAATACAACTTAACGAGTAATTTGAACGCAGGTGTTCAGATATCGTTATGGGGTTACAGAGAAGCGAAGACTACTCCTGAATTAAAATTCATCACTGATCTTGAA gTATCGCATACTAATACAGGATTTTATGTAATCAGACCAGCGAATTATCGTGATAAGTATAATCCTCAGGAACAAGATATTGTGTTCGGctttataaagataaatctAACAGATCCGGCTCAGTATTCTGGAATTAATCTTTCACC AGTTTTATGGAGTAAACCGATTCCACTTGCTTGGTATTTTAGTCCACAATGGGAGAGACTATACGGGTCTCGTTGGTCACAAAAAATGTGTGATAAGTGGATTATGAATGATAGATACTTGAAAAATTTTGCTGCTGAAGTTGCATTATGTCCTTGCACGCTGGATCATGCTCTGTACGATAAAGGACGATTTATGCCAGACTTCGATTGCGATAAGGACTCTAATCCCGATTGCTATTACAACAGTCATGCGAGTCATTGCGTGAGGACTGGTGCACCAAA tttGTATGGTTCGGAGCAACAATGTTGCTATGACAAAAATGGTTTTTTGATGCTTACATACGATCAGCAATGGGGTTCGCGACCACGTCGTGCACATAATTTGGGATATTTTCCGTGGAATGAAGCTAACAAAGTGCCCACTCTCTCACAGTGGTATCACGATGTAGTTCCTATGTACTTGTGTTGTCTGTGGCAAGAGGAACAGGCAGTCGGATGTGAAACATTCAGATTCGAGAGACGTCCTTCGCAGGACTGCATCGCTTATCAGTCTCCGGCCATTGCAACGGTATTCGGTGATCCACACATTGTCACGTTTGATGGGTTGGAATACACGTTTAATGGAATGGGAGAATTCGTATTATTACGAGTCGATCAATTGAGAGACAAGCTCAATGTTCAGGCTAGGTTCGAACAagtcgaaagaaattattatggaCCTGTTAATGCCACTAAATTGACATCGATTGcag TGATGGGAAATAATACTGCAATTATTGAAGTTCGATTACGACAAAAACACTCGCAATGGAGGTACCGTCTAGACGTTTTTGCAAATAAGCAACGCGTCTATTTCGATAGACCGTCCTTAAAGTTTCAACACTTTTCCGGTGTGGTTGTATATACTCCGACGTACATTTTAAATCAAAGCGaagttataataatgatgGACACCGGTGCTGGCGTCGAAGTTATAGAAAATGAAGGATTCATGTCAGTTAGAGTTTATCTTCCATGGTCATATAtg AATAAAACCAGAGGATTGTTCGGAAATTGGAGCCACGATATAACAGATGATTTCATGAATCCGGACGGTCAATTGGCATCCGTCGGCAATTTAAACAACTTTGAAGACGTTCATAAGAACTTTGCGATGAATTGGCTATTGGAGGACAAGGAAACGGAGAATAAAGGAGCTGCTTTGTTCACAAGAGAGTTCGGTAGGACTGCGAGCTTTTTTGCCAATCGAAAGTTCCAACCGGAATTTCGTCGAACACCTGAAGAAATATTACCAGTCAATAG aACGGAAGATCGAGTACGAGCGAACGCTTTGTGCGGAGAttcgtatcaatgcaaatatgATTACGCGATGACACTGAATCGGGATTTCGCACACTTCACGAGAAATTATTACGACACCTACACGCAAATAAAGgcaataaacgataaaagga CTATATCCTGTGGTATATTGGAAACACCACGTTTCGGGCGCAAAAGCAATTTTCTGTTTATACCCGGTGCCAAAGTAAGCTTCGAGTGTAACCAAGATTTTATACTCGTTGGAGATCAACGTCGAGAATGTACGCCGCAAGGACGATGGAATATTCCGGAGTATGGATATACCGAATGTCTCc GTCAACAGGAATACAGTTCCCGACAAGCTGGTATCACAACTGGTATAATACTTGCTTGTATAATTCCGGTTATACTCGTAATAATTTGCGTTGCATCAAGAGCTCTTAGGCAACGCAAAGAAGAACGAGAGCGAGATGAATCATTTGGAAG AACACGTAGTTTAGAACTCCAACGACTGAGAAAGATTGACGAAGACGATGATTCCAATACATATCCGAGCAAAGCtactgaaattaattaa
- the LOC127072815 gene encoding protein mesh isoform X1 translates to MRGRASWGISYPCKLTTRTILLLYISAISLSGIDAQTENETFESAFGLNVQESTENKDVAVTERKESVPLELEDLAETDKKEIGAIEKKPDTEIFKSDSQDLKKEVEQNLGGISGRAGGEKMGKYVRYDSDLPDAYRYAPRPDDSVSDYALLETRLKQVRSEFMYWYFDKGGDNDHGDYQTDIHASTAIIHKNLNFQLPFFGFRFNYTRVTVNGFLEFSDPPDYFTHPLVFPIKDWPEKNDPSFIGIFFSQCRIGKLGPTDTDKRRPGVYFRLERDLQRRTDQFGVEMRERVKWDIREGVVGSDSFDPKHAIIVTWKNISFIGGLDNALFKTNTFQMVLATDEVYTYAIFNYLNIQWSAHTSAGGDNFGGEGGVPAFIGFNAGNGTQSYEYKPYSQTSTVRDLTGRGWGNGFPGRHIFRIDEKIMLGSCNKDIAGTHLPLVFAPESGNMLGGTVVNITGPCFNETEKVRCLFDTVIVIGHVVDRNRAICVQPFVQAEGYVRLEVAIGNSGKFNWKGKYFIETPATAAEKISFTTTAVHEISPAEIKITWNQYNLTSNLNAGVQISLWGYREAKTTPELKFITDLEVSHTNTGFYVIRPANYRDKYNPQEQDIVFGFIKINLTDPAQYSGINLSPVLWSKPIPLAWYFSPQWERLYGSRWSQKMCDKWIMNDRYLKNFAAEVALCPCTLDHALYDKGRFMPDFDCDKDSNPDCYYNSHASHCVRTGAPNLYGSEQQCCYDKNGFLMLTYDQQWGSRPRRAHNLGYFPWNEANKVPTLSQWYHDVVPMYLCCLWQEEQAVGCETFRFERRPSQDCIAYQSPAIATVFGDPHIVTFDGLEYTFNGMGEFVLLRVDQLRDKLNVQARFEQVERNYYGPVNATKLTSIAVMGNNTAIIEVRLRQKHSQWRYRLDVFANKQRVYFDRPSLKFQHFSGVVVYTPTYILNQSEVIIMMDTGAGVEVIENEGFMSVRVYLPWSYMNKTRGLFGNWSHDITDDFMNPDGQLASVGNLNNFEDVHKNFAMNWLLEDKETENKGAALFTREFGRTASFFANRKFQPEFRRTPEEILPVNRTEDRVRANALCGDSYQCKYDYAMTLNRDFAHFTRNYYDTYTQIKAINDKRTISCGILETPRFGRKSNFLFIPGAKVSFECNQDFILVGDQRRECTPQGRWNIPEYGYTECLRQIEYSQRTAWTTFGIIGAILIPATICIGIAFAYMKKNRSNGDSTKSWRYSERSSGIDNDSMLMKQTVPLKMDDRAISPVSDSSISSLGGMKKRRSYDRVYHTHEPLPDRPYIDFEEKDWDLKEPVSPTESELTVDSIQKAGSPTRESDV, encoded by the exons ATGCGCGGTCGAGCATCATGGGGTATTTCTTACCCTTGTAAATTAACGACGAGaacgattcttcttctctatattTCCGCGATATCGTTAAGTGGGATCGATGCTCAAACAGAAAACGAGACTTTCGAAAGTGCTTTCGGATTGAACGTGCAAGAATCAACGGAGAACAAAGATGTAGCCGTGACGGAAAGGAAGGAATCGGTTCCTTTGGAATTGGAGGATCTTGCGGAAACCGATAAGAAGGAAATCGGGGCGATTGAGAAAAAACCTGACAcggaaatttttaaatctgattctcaagatttgaaaaaagaagttgaaCAAAATTTGGGGGGTATTTCTGGTAGGGCTGGTGGTGAAAAAATGGGGAAATATGTGCGATATG ATTCGGATTTACCGGATGCCTATAGATATGCTCCTCGACCTGATGACTCAGTTTCCGATTATGCTCTTCTTGAAACGAGATTGAAACAAGTTCGATCGGAATTTATGTATTGGTATTTTGACAAAGGAGGTGACAACGATCATGGAGACTATCAGACAGATATTCACGCATCCACGGCGATCATTCACAAGAATTTGAATTTTCAACTACCTTTTTTCggatttcgatttaattacaCCAGG GTAACCGTCAATGGTTTCTTAGAGTTTAGTGATCCTCCAGACTACTTCACGCATCCTTTGGTCTTTCCAATTAAAGATTGGCCCGAAAAAAACGATCCAAGTTTTATCGGGATATTTTTCAGTCAATGTCGTATAGGAAAACTTGGACCAACCGATACCGACAAAAGAAGGCCTGGTGTCTATTTTCG ACTCGAGAGAGATCTGCAGAGAAGAACGGATCAATTTGGCGTTGAAATGAGAGAACGAGTCAAGTGGGATATTCGTGAAGGTGTCGTGGGTTCAGATTCGTTCGATCCGAAGCATGCCATTATTGTCACCTGGAAGAACATTTCCTTCATCGGTGGCCTCGATAATGCTCTCTTTAAAACGAATACCTTTCAAATGGTTCTAGCTACGGATGAAGTTTACACGTATGCGATCTTCAATTATCTGAATATTCAATGGTCCGCTCATACATCAGCTGGTGGTGACAATTTTGGTGGAGAAGGTGGAGTTCCTGCATTT attggATTCAATGCCGGTAATGGTACACAAAGCTACGAATACAAACCTTATTCTCAAACAAGCACTGTGCGAGACTTAACGGGTAGAGGATGGGGCAATGGTTTTCCAGGCCGTCATATTTTTAGGATAGACGAGAAAATAATGTTGGGTTCTTGTAATAAGGATATAG CTGGTACTCACTTGCCTCTTGTATTCGCTCCCGAAAGCGGAAACATGTTAGGTGGCACGGTAGTCAATATCACAGGACCTTGCTTCAATGAGACTGAGAAAGTCAGGTGTCTGTTCGATACGGTCATAGTGATCGGTCATGTCGTAGACAGAAATCGTGCTATTTGCGTTCAACCATTCGTACAAGCAGAAGGTTACGTTCGCTTGGAAGTAGCCATTGGTAATAGTGGAAAATTTAATTGGAAAGGCAAATATTTCATTG AGACACCTGCTACTGCTGccgaaaaaatttctttcactACGACGGCTGTTCACGAAATCAGTCCTgcggaaataaaaataacatggAATCAATACAACTTAACGAGTAATTTGAACGCAGGTGTTCAGATATCGTTATGGGGTTACAGAGAAGCGAAGACTACTCCTGAATTAAAATTCATCACTGATCTTGAA gTATCGCATACTAATACAGGATTTTATGTAATCAGACCAGCGAATTATCGTGATAAGTATAATCCTCAGGAACAAGATATTGTGTTCGGctttataaagataaatctAACAGATCCGGCTCAGTATTCTGGAATTAATCTTTCACC AGTTTTATGGAGTAAACCGATTCCACTTGCTTGGTATTTTAGTCCACAATGGGAGAGACTATACGGGTCTCGTTGGTCACAAAAAATGTGTGATAAGTGGATTATGAATGATAGATACTTGAAAAATTTTGCTGCTGAAGTTGCATTATGTCCTTGCACGCTGGATCATGCTCTGTACGATAAAGGACGATTTATGCCAGACTTCGATTGCGATAAGGACTCTAATCCCGATTGCTATTACAACAGTCATGCGAGTCATTGCGTGAGGACTGGTGCACCAAA tttGTATGGTTCGGAGCAACAATGTTGCTATGACAAAAATGGTTTTTTGATGCTTACATACGATCAGCAATGGGGTTCGCGACCACGTCGTGCACATAATTTGGGATATTTTCCGTGGAATGAAGCTAACAAAGTGCCCACTCTCTCACAGTGGTATCACGATGTAGTTCCTATGTACTTGTGTTGTCTGTGGCAAGAGGAACAGGCAGTCGGATGTGAAACATTCAGATTCGAGAGACGTCCTTCGCAGGACTGCATCGCTTATCAGTCTCCGGCCATTGCAACGGTATTCGGTGATCCACACATTGTCACGTTTGATGGGTTGGAATACACGTTTAATGGAATGGGAGAATTCGTATTATTACGAGTCGATCAATTGAGAGACAAGCTCAATGTTCAGGCTAGGTTCGAACAagtcgaaagaaattattatggaCCTGTTAATGCCACTAAATTGACATCGATTGcag TGATGGGAAATAATACTGCAATTATTGAAGTTCGATTACGACAAAAACACTCGCAATGGAGGTACCGTCTAGACGTTTTTGCAAATAAGCAACGCGTCTATTTCGATAGACCGTCCTTAAAGTTTCAACACTTTTCCGGTGTGGTTGTATATACTCCGACGTACATTTTAAATCAAAGCGaagttataataatgatgGACACCGGTGCTGGCGTCGAAGTTATAGAAAATGAAGGATTCATGTCAGTTAGAGTTTATCTTCCATGGTCATATAtg AATAAAACCAGAGGATTGTTCGGAAATTGGAGCCACGATATAACAGATGATTTCATGAATCCGGACGGTCAATTGGCATCCGTCGGCAATTTAAACAACTTTGAAGACGTTCATAAGAACTTTGCGATGAATTGGCTATTGGAGGACAAGGAAACGGAGAATAAAGGAGCTGCTTTGTTCACAAGAGAGTTCGGTAGGACTGCGAGCTTTTTTGCCAATCGAAAGTTCCAACCGGAATTTCGTCGAACACCTGAAGAAATATTACCAGTCAATAG aACGGAAGATCGAGTACGAGCGAACGCTTTGTGCGGAGAttcgtatcaatgcaaatatgATTACGCGATGACACTGAATCGGGATTTCGCACACTTCACGAGAAATTATTACGACACCTACACGCAAATAAAGgcaataaacgataaaagga CTATATCCTGTGGTATATTGGAAACACCACGTTTCGGGCGCAAAAGCAATTTTCTGTTTATACCCGGTGCCAAAGTAAGCTTCGAGTGTAACCAAGATTTTATACTCGTTGGAGATCAACGTCGAGAATGTACGCCGCAAGGACGATGGAATATTCCGGAGTATGGATATACCGAATGTCTCc GTCAAATCGAATATAGTCAACGTACTGCATGGACAACCTTTGGCATTATAGGGGCAATATTAATCCCTGCTACAATATGTATCGGTATTGCCTTTGcttatatgaaaaagaatagatcTAATGGAGATTCGACTAAATCTTGGCGTTATTCCGAACGCAGCTCGGGAATAGATAACGATTCTATGTTGATGAAACAAACCGTCCCTTTAAAAATGGACGATAGAGCAATTTCACCAGTTAGTGACAGTAGTATAAGCTCATTAGGTGGTATGAAGAAACGACGTTCTTATGACAGAGTTTATCATACGCACGAACCTTTACCGGACAGGCCTTATAtcgattttgaagaaaaagactGGGATCTCAAAGAACCCGTCTCACCGACCGAATCTGAGTTGACCGTAGATTCCATTCAAAAGGCTGGGAGTCCTACGAGAGAAAGCGATGTGTGA
- the LOC127072853 gene encoding CCR4-NOT transcription complex subunit 7 isoform X3, which produces MPSATGGSNPIGQQKGGATMPSNEECGIRDVWGHNLEEEFRTIRQVVQQYQYIAMDTEFPGVVARPIGEFRTSADYQYQLLRCNVDLLRIIQLGLTFLDESGNTPGGSYTTWQFNFKFNLQEDMYAQDSIDMLQNSGIQFKKHEEEGIDPLDFAELLMTSGIVLVDDIKWLSFHSGYDFGYLLKLLTDQNLPQEESEFFELLRIYFPTIYDVKYLMKSCKNLKGGLQEVAEQLEIQRVGPQHQAGSDSLLTGMVFFKMREMFFEDNIDDAKYCGHLYGLGTSFVVNGSGGYMDSNGDNSSSS; this is translated from the exons ATGCCCTCAGCCACTG gtGGGTCTAACCCTATAGGGCAGCAGAAGGGTGGGGCGACTATGCCCAGTAATGAGGAATGTGGAATTCGAGATGTCTGGGGACACAATTTAGAAGAGGAATTTCGCACAATTCGGCAAGTTGTGCaacaatatcaatatattgCAATGGACACAGAATTTCCTGGGGTCGTAGCAAGGCCTATTG GCGAATTTAGAACAAGTGCCGATTACCAGTATCAATTGCTACGATGTAACGTAGACCTTTTGCGAATAATACAACTTGGTCTCACGTTTCTCGATGAATCGGGCAATACGCCAGGTGGTAGTTACACAACGTGGCAGTTCAacttcaaatttaatttaca GGAAGACATGTATGCACAAGATAGTATAGATATGCTACAAAATAGTGGcatacaatttaaaaaacacgaagaagaaggtatCGACCCTTTAGATTTTGCTGAACTATTAATGACGTCAGGGATCGTCCTTGTCGACGATATTAAGTGGTTATCTTTTCATTCTGGTTATGATTTTGGATATCTATTAAAACTACTTACTGATCAGAACTTGCCACAGGAGGAGAGTGAATTTTTCGAACTTCTTAGGATATATTTTCCAACTATATATGATGTAAAA TACTTAATGAAATCCTGCAAAAATTTGAAAGGTGGTCTTCAAGAAGTAGCGGAACAATTGGAAATACAAAGAGTCGGTCCACAGCATCAAGCTGGGTCAGATTCTCTTCTTACTGGAATGGTCTTTTTTAAAATGCGAGAG ATGTTTTTTGAGGACAACATCGACGATGCAAAATATTGTGGTCATTTATACGGTTTGGGAACGTCATTTGTCGTAAATGGTTCTGGAGGATATATGGACAGTAATGGGGATAACTCTTCCTCTTCGTAA
- the LOC127072853 gene encoding CCR4-NOT transcription complex subunit 7 isoform X2, whose translation MYNEAPGKCAVSVAAKKGGSNPIGQQKGGATMPSNEECGIRDVWGHNLEEEFRTIRQVVQQYQYIAMDTEFPGVVARPIGEFRTSADYQYQLLRCNVDLLRIIQLGLTFLDESGNTPGGSYTTWQFNFKFNLQEDMYAQDSIDMLQNSGIQFKKHEEEGIDPLDFAELLMTSGIVLVDDIKWLSFHSGYDFGYLLKLLTDQNLPQEESEFFELLRIYFPTIYDVKYLMKSCKNLKGGLQEVAEQLEIQRVGPQHQAGSDSLLTGMVFFKMREMFFEDNIDDAKYCGHLYGLGTSFVVNGSGGYMDSNGDNSSSS comes from the exons ATGTACAATGAAGCTCCTGGCAAATGTGCAGTATCAGTCGCTGCAAAAAAAG gtGGGTCTAACCCTATAGGGCAGCAGAAGGGTGGGGCGACTATGCCCAGTAATGAGGAATGTGGAATTCGAGATGTCTGGGGACACAATTTAGAAGAGGAATTTCGCACAATTCGGCAAGTTGTGCaacaatatcaatatattgCAATGGACACAGAATTTCCTGGGGTCGTAGCAAGGCCTATTG GCGAATTTAGAACAAGTGCCGATTACCAGTATCAATTGCTACGATGTAACGTAGACCTTTTGCGAATAATACAACTTGGTCTCACGTTTCTCGATGAATCGGGCAATACGCCAGGTGGTAGTTACACAACGTGGCAGTTCAacttcaaatttaatttaca GGAAGACATGTATGCACAAGATAGTATAGATATGCTACAAAATAGTGGcatacaatttaaaaaacacgaagaagaaggtatCGACCCTTTAGATTTTGCTGAACTATTAATGACGTCAGGGATCGTCCTTGTCGACGATATTAAGTGGTTATCTTTTCATTCTGGTTATGATTTTGGATATCTATTAAAACTACTTACTGATCAGAACTTGCCACAGGAGGAGAGTGAATTTTTCGAACTTCTTAGGATATATTTTCCAACTATATATGATGTAAAA TACTTAATGAAATCCTGCAAAAATTTGAAAGGTGGTCTTCAAGAAGTAGCGGAACAATTGGAAATACAAAGAGTCGGTCCACAGCATCAAGCTGGGTCAGATTCTCTTCTTACTGGAATGGTCTTTTTTAAAATGCGAGAG ATGTTTTTTGAGGACAACATCGACGATGCAAAATATTGTGGTCATTTATACGGTTTGGGAACGTCATTTGTCGTAAATGGTTCTGGAGGATATATGGACAGTAATGGGGATAACTCTTCCTCTTCGTAA
- the LOC127072853 gene encoding CCR4-NOT transcription complex subunit 7 isoform X1: MKLLANVQYQSLQKKVCLYKESTKNAQSLEGGSNPIGQQKGGATMPSNEECGIRDVWGHNLEEEFRTIRQVVQQYQYIAMDTEFPGVVARPIGEFRTSADYQYQLLRCNVDLLRIIQLGLTFLDESGNTPGGSYTTWQFNFKFNLQEDMYAQDSIDMLQNSGIQFKKHEEEGIDPLDFAELLMTSGIVLVDDIKWLSFHSGYDFGYLLKLLTDQNLPQEESEFFELLRIYFPTIYDVKYLMKSCKNLKGGLQEVAEQLEIQRVGPQHQAGSDSLLTGMVFFKMREMFFEDNIDDAKYCGHLYGLGTSFVVNGSGGYMDSNGDNSSSS, encoded by the exons ATGAAGCTCCTGGCAAATGTGCAGTATCAGTCGCTGCAAAAAAAGGTGTGCCTTTACAAAGAATCGACGAAGAATGCACAATCATTAGAAG gtGGGTCTAACCCTATAGGGCAGCAGAAGGGTGGGGCGACTATGCCCAGTAATGAGGAATGTGGAATTCGAGATGTCTGGGGACACAATTTAGAAGAGGAATTTCGCACAATTCGGCAAGTTGTGCaacaatatcaatatattgCAATGGACACAGAATTTCCTGGGGTCGTAGCAAGGCCTATTG GCGAATTTAGAACAAGTGCCGATTACCAGTATCAATTGCTACGATGTAACGTAGACCTTTTGCGAATAATACAACTTGGTCTCACGTTTCTCGATGAATCGGGCAATACGCCAGGTGGTAGTTACACAACGTGGCAGTTCAacttcaaatttaatttaca GGAAGACATGTATGCACAAGATAGTATAGATATGCTACAAAATAGTGGcatacaatttaaaaaacacgaagaagaaggtatCGACCCTTTAGATTTTGCTGAACTATTAATGACGTCAGGGATCGTCCTTGTCGACGATATTAAGTGGTTATCTTTTCATTCTGGTTATGATTTTGGATATCTATTAAAACTACTTACTGATCAGAACTTGCCACAGGAGGAGAGTGAATTTTTCGAACTTCTTAGGATATATTTTCCAACTATATATGATGTAAAA TACTTAATGAAATCCTGCAAAAATTTGAAAGGTGGTCTTCAAGAAGTAGCGGAACAATTGGAAATACAAAGAGTCGGTCCACAGCATCAAGCTGGGTCAGATTCTCTTCTTACTGGAATGGTCTTTTTTAAAATGCGAGAG ATGTTTTTTGAGGACAACATCGACGATGCAAAATATTGTGGTCATTTATACGGTTTGGGAACGTCATTTGTCGTAAATGGTTCTGGAGGATATATGGACAGTAATGGGGATAACTCTTCCTCTTCGTAA